The Ralstonia pseudosolanacearum genome includes the window CCAGCCCAGGTAGGCCAGCGTGAGCGGAAACAGCAGCAGCGTCTCCAGTGCCAGCCCTTCCAGCGCGCCCAGCGGCGAGGTCTTGCGCAGCAGGCCGTACAGGCCGAAGGTCGTCGCCAGCGCCAGCGCGATCCACGGCAGGTGCCCGGCCTGCCAGGTCAGCCAGACCACCCCGGCGACGGCCGGCGCCAGCGCGAACCACTGCCCCGGCCGCAGCCGCTCGCCCAGCACCAGCAGCGCCAGCAGCACCACCACCAGCGGGTTGATGAAATAGCCCAGGCTCGCGTCGAGCACGTGATCGTGATTGACCGCCCAGATATAGGTGCACCAGTTGAGCGCCAACATGCCGGTGCAGGCCAGGTGCCGCCCCACCACGCGCGGCTGGCGGCGCAGCGCCCACAGCCACGCCCAGTGCCGCTTGACGGCCAGCACCACCACCATCACCGCCAGCGACCAGATCACCCGGTGCGACAGGATCTCCAGCGGCGTGACAGCCTTCAGCAGCTTGAAGTACAGCGGAAACAGGCCCCACATCGTGTAGGCCAGGAAGGCAAAGATGACGCCGCCGCGGACATGGGCCGACACGTTTTATCCCCAGAGACGCAGCACGGTATACACGCCCATGCCGACGCAGATCATGCCGAGCATCCGCCGCGTCGCCACATAGAACGCGGTGGCCGCGATGCCGGCCATCAGGCGCGGATTGGTCCAGCTGGCGTCGAAGCCGCCGTGGTTCCACAGCAGATCGGGCAGCACGATGGCCGCCAGCGCCGCCGCCGGCGCGAAGCGCAGCGCGTGCTGCACGCGCATCGGCAGCGTGAGGCGGTCGCCCACCATCAGAAAGAGGGACCGCGTGACGATGGTCACGATCGTCATGCCGAAGATGGTCAGCCAGATATCGAGCGTGCTCACGCCCCCTCCTTCGGCTCGGACGGCGCCGGCTGCGCGCCGCGGCGCTGCCATTGCAGACGGGCGGCGGCTTCGTCGCCGGCCAGGCCGGCCGCCATCGCGCCCATCACAGCGATCACCAGGCTCAGCCGGTAGGGCAGCTTGAAGGCGATCAGCGCCAGCACCGCGGCGACCGCCACGGCCATCAGCGTGGCGCGCGAGCGGATGGTCGACACCATCACCGGAATCAGCGCCAGCGTGCCCGCCAGCGCCAGGCCCCAGGCATCCGGAAACAGGCTCGCGCCGACGATGCCCAGGAGAGACGACACCTGCCAGATCGTCCAGTTGGCCAGCGACATGCCCCAGAGATAGCCTTCCTTGCCGATCTCCGGGCTCGGCCCCGGGTAGCGCTGCGAGAACAGCACGAACGGCAGATCGCCATTGAAGAAACCGATCAGGACCCGCCGCCCGAAGGGCAGATGGCTGAAATGCTGCATCAGCCCCGCGCTGAAGATGATGAAGCGCACGTTGACGAGGAACGCCGTCAGCAGCACGGTCCAGACCGGCAGGCCGGCGGCCATCAGCGGCAGCACGGCCAGTTGCGACGAACCGGCATAGACCAGCAGCGTCATGCCGATCGCCTGCGGGAGGGTCAGGACCGACTTGCTCATCGCCACGCCGGTCACCAGCCCCCAGGCGAACACCGGCGGCAGCGAGCCGACATAGAAGCGGGCACCGGCGACAAAGCCGGCGCGCTCGGCCGGATCGATGGCCTGCCACCGGCGCTGCAGCGCCGCGCCCCAGCGGACTAGCGCCATGGCACCCTCACAAGTGGCGCAATCATCTCTTTTTTGGCGGCCGGCCAGGAAGGTACGGCCGCGCGGGGGCGCGGGAACGGCGGGGGCGACATGGGTGGCTCGTAGTAGACATCCGATTATACTTTTGATGTTAAGTGTTCACGAAAAATTGATTTGAAATTTGGAGCCGTAGCCGGATAGGAGTTCGGCTAGTTCAGCGTCGATGGTGTCGCGTGTCCAGTTGACGAAGCGACGCCAGTGATATTTGAAGTGCTTCCAGACGATCTCGATCATGTTCAGTTCGGGGCTGTAGGGCGGCAGAAAGAACAGGAGCGCTTTGTGTTCCCTGAACCAGCGGTCGCGGGTTTCCTCGCTGATGCTGTGATGAATGGCTGCGTTGTCGAGGACGATGATGGTGGGTCGGCTGTCGTCTTGCCGAATCAGCGCATCGAGAAACTGCTCGACATCGGGGCCTTTGATGCTGTGCGCATGCGCGGCGTGAATCAGGCTGTTCTGCCCGTAGTCGAACGCACCGAGCACAGAACGTCGGCAGTGGCTGTGCGGTTCAACACAATGGGGCAGCCCTCGTGGTGACCATGCGCGCTGCACAACGGGCGAAGCTGCAAAGCCAGCCTCATCGAGATAGAGGAGCCGGATGGCCTGGTCGCGCGCGGCCTGCTGGAGCTTGCCGAGCACGTCTGCTTTCACAGCGAACTCCTCTTCGCACCGTTTTTTTTTTGAGCGAGTAGCGGTTGCGCTTGAAAGAGAAGCCTTCGCGCTTGAGCGCCGCGCCCAGTGTCTCGATCTGACATGGCAGCGGTTGCCCATGAACTTCCTGCACGCGCTGCGCGATCTGCGCCAGTGTCAGAGATTCGGCGCGCGCAGCGTCGACCGCCGTGGCGACCATGTTCTCGGGCAGCGACCTGGGGCGGCCGCCGCCGTGACCGCTCAACAAGCCGCACACGCCGTATTCGTTCCAGGCACGCACCCAGTTGTAGGGCGACTGCACGCTAACGCCCAACCGGCCCGCGACCTTGGGGGCCGACAAACCGTCGCCGAGCATGACCATCCCCGCTGCGCGCGTGCGGATGTCGCGGTGCCGGTGATTCAGGCTCAATTGCTCCAACGTCAGCTTCTCCACTTCGCTCAACTCGACCACGCATCGCATCGGTATGCAGACCTCATCGGATTGCCTGCATGCTCAACGCCTCAACTTCTAATCCGTTTACACAGAACACTTAAGCAGTTGCTTAACGTGTAAAACGCGGTGTAAAACGCGCGCAACACGAATTCGCAACGCCCGGAAACCGCCGCCAAGATCGGCGTTGGCGTCCCCGCCCCCACCCCTTACAATTCCGCCTTTGTCGGTATTTGAGTCCGGACACTCACAGGAGCCCTCCATGACCAGCATGGCAGACCGCGACGGCAAGATCTGGAAAGACGGCAAGCTGATCGAATGGCGCGACGCGCAACTCCACGTGCTCACCCACACCCTGCACTACGGCATGGGCGTGTTCGAGGGCGTGCGCGCGTACCAGACGCCGGCCGGCCCCGCCATCTTCCGCCTGTCCGAGCACACGCGCCGGCTGTTCAATTCGGCCAAGATCTTCCAGATGCAGATTCCGTTCTCGGAACAGCAGCTGATGGACGCGCAGCGCGAAGTCGTGCGCGCCAACGCGCTGGAATCCTGCTACATCCGCCCGCTGGCGTGGCTCGGCTCCGAGAAGATGGGCGTGTCCGCCCGCGGCAACACCGTCCACGTGGCGATCGCCGCCTGGCCGTGGGGCGCCTACCTGGGCGAAGAAGGCATGCAGCGCGGCATCCGCGTCAAGACGTCGTCCTTCACGCGCCACCATGTGAACGTGTCGCTGGTGCGCGCCAAGGCCAGCGGCTACTACATCAACTCGATCCTCGCCAACCAGGAAGCCACCGGCCTGGGCTACGACGAAGCCCTGCTGCTCGACACCGAGGGCTATGTGAGCGAAGGCTCGGGCGAGAACGTCTTCATCGTCCGCAACGGCGTGATCTACACGCCCGACCTGGCCTCGTGCCTGGACGGCATCACCCGCGACGCAATCATCACCATCGCACGCGACCTCGGCATCGAGGTGCGCGAGAAGCGCATCACCCGCGACGAGATGTACTGCGCGGACGAAGCCTTCTTCACCGGCACCGCGGCGGAAGTCACGCCGATCCGCGAACTGGATGACCGCGTGATCGGCGCGGGCTCGCGCGGCCCGATCACTACGCAGCTGCAGTCGACGTTCTTCGACATCGTCAACGGCAAGAGCACCGTCGAACAGTACAAGGCGTGGCTGACCCTGGTCTGACCGCGCCCGTTGACCCTTCTCATCATGACCACGCAAACCGCACCCATCATCGAAATCGGCGCAGACGACCTGCCGCTGCACTGCCCCACCAGCAAGACACCGGCGTGGAACTACCACCCGCGCGTCTTCCTCGACGTGGCCGACACCGGCGAAGCCAAGTGCCCGTACTGCGGCACCGTCTACAAGCTGGCCCCCGGCGTCGAAGTGAAGGGCCACCATTGAGCCGTCCGGACCTGCCGTCCGCCGCGAGCCCCCTGCCCGCGGCGCTCCGATGATGCGCAAAATCCTGGTCGTCGCCCCCAACTGGATCGGCGACGCGCTGATGGCGCAGCCGCTGTTCGCGCAGATCAAGGCGCGGCATCCGCGTGCGCAGATCCATGCCATCGCCCCGAAGTGGGTGGCGCCGGTGCTCGCGCGCATGCCCGAGATCACGCGCGTGCTGCCGACCGAACTGGCGCACGGCAAGCTGCAGCTCGGCAGCCGCACGATGTTCGCCCAGCAGCTCAAGGGGGAATCGTTCGATGCCGCCTATGTGCTGCCGAACTCGTTCAAGAGCGCGCTGATCCCGTGGCTGGCCGGCATTCCGCTGCGCATCGGCTACAAGGGCGAATCGCGGCTGGGTGTGCTCAACGTGCGCTACCCGAACCCGCCCAAGCGCGAGCGGCCGCCGATGGTGCAGCACTATGCAGCGCTGGCCTTCAAGCCCGGCGCCAAGCTGCCCGAGACCCTGCCCGATCCGCAGTTGCGGGTGGACCTGCCGCGCGTGGCCGCCACCTCGGCCAAGTTCGGCATTCCCGGCAACGCCCGGCTGATCGCCTTCTGCCCGGGCGCGGAATACGGCACCGCCAAGCGCTGGCCCGCCGAGCACTTCGCCGAACTGGCGCAGATGCTGCGGCGCTCGTTCCCGTACGCGCACATCGTCACGCTCGGCTCGGCCAAGGATCGCGAGACCGCCAACGCCATCGCCGAGCGCGCGCCCTTCGTGCGCAACCTGTGCGGCGAGACCTCGCTGGACGAGGCCATCGAGCTGCTCGCCCGCGCCGAGGCCGCCATCTGCAACGACTCGGGCCTGATGCACGTCACGGCTGCCCTGGGGCGCCCGCAGGTGGCCGTGTTCGGCTCCAGCGACCCGCGCCACACGCCGCCGCTGTCACCCGCTGCGAGTATCATGTGGCTCCATCTCGAATGCAGCCCGTGCTTTGCCCGCGAATGCCCGCTCGGCCATCTGCGCTGCCTGCGCGACATCGGTCCCGAGATGGTGTTTCATGAATTGCGCCGGCTGCTGCAGCCGGTGTAGCGCCGTCACCGTCAGCCATTCCCCTCACGTCCTGCCGCCATGCCACGATTTGCCCGACTGTTCGAAGCCGCCGAGGACATCCTCGACGCCTACCGCGAAGCGCTGCGGCGCCGCGATGCCGACAGCGCACTCAAGCTCTGGCTGGACGAGGACTCCGTCAGCTTCATCCTGCCCGACGGTCAACGGCTGCACGGCCACGAGCAACTGCGCGGCTGTCTCGATGCCCTCGTCGAGAAACAGCCGGTGTGGATCGAATGCCTGGACCAGCAGGTGCACTCCTCACTCGGCGTGTCGATCTTCGAGGCGACCGAGGCCCTGCGCTTCTCCGAAGACGCCACCGAAGCCAGCCTGTACGTGCACACCACCTACGTGCTGATGCAGAACCACGAAGGCTGGCGCATCGCGCACGTCCACTCCAGCCAGGCGGCCGAGGAGCGCGTGGCCGCATCGATCGCCAGCGTCGCGCATTCCCTGCACTGATCCCCGCCCGGCCGCGGGCGCAGGTGACTGCCTGAGACGATGATCCGCCCGTTCCGCTCCGCCGCCCCCGCCGACCTCAACCTGGGCGCGCTGCTCACCGGCCCGTTCGAGCCGCACGCGTTCCGCTCGCCCTGGTGGCTGATCGGCGGCAACGCGCAGACCATCGTCCCGGCGCGGCTGTGGCGCTTCCCGCGCATCGCGTACCGGCGCGAGCGCTGGGACACGCCCGACGGCGACTTCATCGATCTCGACTGGACCACGCACGACGCCGATGCGCACGCGCCGCTGGTGGTGCTGTTCCACGGTCTGGAAGGCGACTCGCGCAGCCACTACGCCCAACTGATGATGGATGCGCTGCGCGCGCGCCGCTGGCCCGGCGTGGTGCCGCATTTCCGCGGTTGCTCGGGCGAACTGAACCGCGCGCCGCGCATGTACCACTCCGGCGACTCGGCCGAGATCGCGTGGATCCTCGACCGGCTCTACCAGACGCACTGCGCGCCGCACGGCCGCAAGCTGCTGGCGGTGGGCATCTCGCTGGGCGGCAACATGCTGCTGCGCCACCTGGGCGAGCGCGGCGCCGATGCGCGCCAGCTGAGCGCCGCCGCCACCGTCTCCGCCCCGCTGGACATGATGGCGGGCGGTGCAGCGCTGTCCCAGGGCTTCGGCATGCTCTACACGCGCATGTTCCTGCGCACGCTCAAGCAGAAGGCCGCGGCCAAGCTCGACCAGCATCCCGGCCTGTACGACCGCCACGCCATGCTGGCCGCGCGCAGCTTCGTCGAATTCGACAACCTCGTCACCGCGCCGCTGCACGGCTACCGCAACGTCTACGACTATTGGACGCGCGCCTCGTCCAAGCCGGTGCTGCGCGATGTGCGCGTGCCGGTGCTGGTGCTGAATGCGCGCAACGATCCCTTCCTGCCCGGGCGCCACCTGCCCGGCCCCGGCGACGTCTCGCCCGACGTGGTGCTCGACCAGCCGCTGCACGGCGGCCATGTCGGCTTCCTGATGCGGCGTGACGGCGGGCTGCGCCATGTCCCGCTGGCCGGCCGCATCGACTGGATGCCGGCGCGCCTGCTGCGCTTCTTCGACGACGTGCTCGGCCGCGCGCCCCGCCCCGACGCCCCCGAACACTCCGGAACCGACCGTGGATGAGATTGTCCGCCAGGCCATGGCCAGGTGGCCCGACGTACCCGACTGCTTCGGCTGGCTGGCCCTCGACCGGCGCGGCCAATGGCGCATGCGCAACGCATACGCGCAGCAGCACAGGCTGTCCGGCGACCCGATCCGCCACCCCGCGCTGATCGACTTCATCGTCCGCAACTACACGCACGACGAAGCCGGCCGCTGGTTCTTCCAGAACGGCCCGCAGCGCGTGTTCGTGGAACTGGACTGCACGCCGTGGATCGTGCGGCTGTCACCCGAAGGCGCGCCGACGGCCCTTGCCACCACCACGAGCGCCGCCTTCGTGCCCGCCGGCTGCTTTGTCGACGAGCACGGCAACGTCCTGCTCGCCGGCCACGTCGCTGGCGTGGCCGGCCGCGAGACCCTCGCCCTGCTGCACGATCACGACCTGGAGCCGTTCTCGTCGCTGGCGCACTGGCACGGCGAAGCGTGCGGCGCCGCGCTCGGCATGCTGCCCTGGGGCGATCGCACCTTCGACATTCAGCCGCTCCGCAGCGACGAGGCCGAACGGCGCTTCGGCTTCGTCCGGCATCCGGCCGCGCTCGCCTGACGCCGGCCGGCCCGCTACTTCGGCAGCGCTTTCTCTTCCTGCTTCTCTTCGCGGTACTGGCGCTCCATCTGGTGCAGCCGCGCATCGACCTCGGACAGCGTGTAGAAATCCGCATCGCCCGCGTCGCGCGCGAGCTTGAGCTGCTCCACCGCCGCGCCCCAGGCACCGTCGCGCGCGTACTTCTCGGCCAGCGCGCGATGCTGCTCGACGCGCTTGCCCTGGTCCGCATAGGCGTGGGCCAGCATGTCCCACCAGATCGGCTGTGCGGTGTCCTCGCGCGC containing:
- the rarD gene encoding EamA family transporter RarD; its protein translation is MSAHVRGGVIFAFLAYTMWGLFPLYFKLLKAVTPLEILSHRVIWSLAVMVVVLAVKRHWAWLWALRRQPRVVGRHLACTGMLALNWCTYIWAVNHDHVLDASLGYFINPLVVVLLALLVLGERLRPGQWFALAPAVAGVVWLTWQAGHLPWIALALATTFGLYGLLRKTSPLGALEGLALETLLLFPLTLAYLGWLAAQQQNAFLAASPGLRLLLVLAGPLTAVPLLLFGAGARRIPLSLLGLLQYVSPTLQLLLGVWLYNEPFVGPKVLGYALIWCGLVVYSAEGWLRLRRRAPVAA
- a CDS encoding AzlD domain-containing protein, translated to MSTLDIWLTIFGMTIVTIVTRSLFLMVGDRLTLPMRVQHALRFAPAAALAAIVLPDLLWNHGGFDASWTNPRLMAGIAATAFYVATRRMLGMICVGMGVYTVLRLWG
- a CDS encoding AzlC family ABC transporter permease: MALVRWGAALQRRWQAIDPAERAGFVAGARFYVGSLPPVFAWGLVTGVAMSKSVLTLPQAIGMTLLVYAGSSQLAVLPLMAAGLPVWTVLLTAFLVNVRFIIFSAGLMQHFSHLPFGRRVLIGFFNGDLPFVLFSQRYPGPSPEIGKEGYLWGMSLANWTIWQVSSLLGIVGASLFPDAWGLALAGTLALIPVMVSTIRSRATLMAVAVAAVLALIAFKLPYRLSLVIAVMGAMAAGLAGDEAAARLQWQRRGAQPAPSEPKEGA
- a CDS encoding IS630 family transposase, which gives rise to MGNRCHVRSRHWARRSSAKASLSSATATRSKKKRCEEEFAVKADVLGKLQQAARDQAIRLLYLDEAGFAASPVVQRAWSPRGLPHCVEPHSHCRRSVLGAFDYGQNSLIHAAHAHSIKGPDVEQFLDALIRQDDSRPTIIVLDNAAIHHSISEETRDRWFREHKALLFFLPPYSPELNMIEIVWKHFKYHWRRFVNWTRDTIDAELAELLSGYGSKFQINFS
- a CDS encoding branched-chain amino acid transaminase, which encodes MTSMADRDGKIWKDGKLIEWRDAQLHVLTHTLHYGMGVFEGVRAYQTPAGPAIFRLSEHTRRLFNSAKIFQMQIPFSEQQLMDAQREVVRANALESCYIRPLAWLGSEKMGVSARGNTVHVAIAAWPWGAYLGEEGMQRGIRVKTSSFTRHHVNVSLVRAKASGYYINSILANQEATGLGYDEALLLDTEGYVSEGSGENVFIVRNGVIYTPDLASCLDGITRDAIITIARDLGIEVREKRITRDEMYCADEAFFTGTAAEVTPIRELDDRVIGAGSRGPITTQLQSTFFDIVNGKSTVEQYKAWLTLV
- a CDS encoding zinc-finger domain-containing protein, whose product is MTTQTAPIIEIGADDLPLHCPTSKTPAWNYHPRVFLDVADTGEAKCPYCGTVYKLAPGVEVKGHH
- the waaF gene encoding lipopolysaccharide heptosyltransferase II, which encodes MMRKILVVAPNWIGDALMAQPLFAQIKARHPRAQIHAIAPKWVAPVLARMPEITRVLPTELAHGKLQLGSRTMFAQQLKGESFDAAYVLPNSFKSALIPWLAGIPLRIGYKGESRLGVLNVRYPNPPKRERPPMVQHYAALAFKPGAKLPETLPDPQLRVDLPRVAATSAKFGIPGNARLIAFCPGAEYGTAKRWPAEHFAELAQMLRRSFPYAHIVTLGSAKDRETANAIAERAPFVRNLCGETSLDEAIELLARAEAAICNDSGLMHVTAALGRPQVAVFGSSDPRHTPPLSPAASIMWLHLECSPCFARECPLGHLRCLRDIGPEMVFHELRRLLQPV
- a CDS encoding nuclear transport factor 2 family protein, which gives rise to MPRFARLFEAAEDILDAYREALRRRDADSALKLWLDEDSVSFILPDGQRLHGHEQLRGCLDALVEKQPVWIECLDQQVHSSLGVSIFEATEALRFSEDATEASLYVHTTYVLMQNHEGWRIAHVHSSQAAEERVAASIASVAHSLH
- a CDS encoding YheT family hydrolase, whose product is MIRPFRSAAPADLNLGALLTGPFEPHAFRSPWWLIGGNAQTIVPARLWRFPRIAYRRERWDTPDGDFIDLDWTTHDADAHAPLVVLFHGLEGDSRSHYAQLMMDALRARRWPGVVPHFRGCSGELNRAPRMYHSGDSAEIAWILDRLYQTHCAPHGRKLLAVGISLGGNMLLRHLGERGADARQLSAAATVSAPLDMMAGGAALSQGFGMLYTRMFLRTLKQKAAAKLDQHPGLYDRHAMLAARSFVEFDNLVTAPLHGYRNVYDYWTRASSKPVLRDVRVPVLVLNARNDPFLPGRHLPGPGDVSPDVVLDQPLHGGHVGFLMRRDGGLRHVPLAGRIDWMPARLLRFFDDVLGRAPRPDAPEHSGTDRG
- a CDS encoding DUF2946 family protein; protein product: MDEIVRQAMARWPDVPDCFGWLALDRRGQWRMRNAYAQQHRLSGDPIRHPALIDFIVRNYTHDEAGRWFFQNGPQRVFVELDCTPWIVRLSPEGAPTALATTTSAAFVPAGCFVDEHGNVLLAGHVAGVAGRETLALLHDHDLEPFSSLAHWHGEACGAALGMLPWGDRTFDIQPLRSDEAERRFGFVRHPAALA